One Bacteroidota bacterium DNA segment encodes these proteins:
- the gltB gene encoding glutamate synthase large subunit, with product MKKPSDETDLRKDFPLYDPRFEHDACGTGFVADISGAKSNKILKRALKAACNVTHRGAVDADAQTGDGSGILTQLPAKFFFSAVPELSSQIKSESELAVGMLFMPHTTEHSFTPCKTIVESVIEKRELRFLGWRIVPTDSSYLGDKAAATQPNIRQILIGKPQHLNAAEFERALYITRREIEREMKKASIDNFYASSFSSRTIVYKGLITPLALDRFYLDLQSPEYETALAIFHQRFSTNTFPRWELAHPFRMLGHNGEINTIQGNRNWTRAREAELESPFWRDDVEFLKPILQPNASDSANVDNALEALTLSGRGILHSMLMLVPEAWSSSHRVDPAVRAFFEYHECFSEPWDGPAALIFSDGVTVAASLDRNGLRPCRYKITSDGLIVVGSEVGPVDMDDATVVKKGRLGPGQMIAVDTERGVLLKDLDIKRELAAERPYAKWVSENLVRMQEHVHPALSSKVQLTPEEILRLQLCFGYSYEELGLIFPPMIEEGKEPVGSMGDDAPLAVLSRQPKLLSSYFKQQFAQVTNPPIDPIREKLVMSLTGKLGLRRNWFGETPEHAKQVQINSPFLFDYELEALRSLEDEAFQSVTLTTLFPLSEGLTGAEKRLEELCAEAERAADEGKYLVVLSDRGVDEKNVPLPMLLATGAVHNHLIRKNKRLRLSVVTETAEPRDIHHFATLIGYGVNAINPYLALETIRRLVDVRADKSLTLETAFKNFKVAVESGILKIMSKMGISLLGSYRGAQIFEAIGVGKEVIDAYFTNTPSRIGGIGLKEIIGEALTRHASAYGQPDAKLTDQGIYRFKKTGELHAWSPDALRAMQLLRKSGSQEDYKHLSRALNEHDPVALKDLMAFKSGKQPIPLRDVEPAEDIMKRFTTAAMSLGSLSPEAHETIAIAMNRIGGKSNTGEGGEDPSRFRVRPNGDSANSAIKQIASARFGVTAEYLVNAKEIEIKMAQGSKPGEGGQLPGHKVSELIARLRRATPGVQLISPPPHHDIYSIEDLAQLIYDLKQVNPRAKICVKLVSEAGVGTIAAGVAKAHADVILISGHEGGTGASPLSSVKNCGSSWELGVAEAQQVLVLNGLRSRVTLRTDGGMKTGRDIVIGAMLGAEQFNFGTATLIAIGCRYVRQCHLNTCPVGIATQDEQLRTRFDGKPEMLINYFTAVANEVREILASLGFTSVNEVIGRTDLLTQVKVENHPKANTVDLSAILSPRDTRSKQRQRIEPRKEKSDSPLDDTILLDVKESIREKSSVVKNYKINNTNRSVGTKLAGELAYLYGDKGLPDGTIELRFNGSAGQSFGAFLVNGIRMILVGEANDYVGKGMCGGEITIMPPFGRATAAQDVIIGNTVLYGATGGSLYASGRAGERFCVRNSGALAVVEGVGDHGCEYMTNGTVVVLGSTGKNFGAGMTGGVAYVFDADGNFKERYNKQLIGISRLDNEKDIKFLQATIYRHLEQTDSQRAREILNGWQEYSYMFWKVTPFSSQQKISEVNKALDVSKDQDVEATLEQKK from the coding sequence TTGAAGAAACCCTCGGACGAAACAGACCTCCGCAAAGACTTTCCGTTATACGATCCTCGCTTCGAGCACGACGCGTGCGGCACGGGGTTCGTTGCGGATATTTCCGGCGCGAAGAGCAACAAGATCCTCAAGCGGGCATTGAAGGCCGCCTGCAACGTCACACACCGCGGAGCCGTCGATGCGGACGCGCAGACGGGGGACGGGTCCGGGATCCTGACGCAGCTTCCTGCAAAATTCTTCTTCTCCGCGGTTCCGGAGCTGTCCTCGCAAATAAAAAGCGAGTCCGAGCTTGCGGTCGGAATGTTGTTCATGCCGCACACAACAGAGCATTCGTTCACGCCGTGCAAAACGATCGTCGAATCGGTCATTGAAAAACGGGAGCTCCGATTCCTGGGCTGGCGCATCGTGCCGACCGATTCTTCATACCTTGGCGACAAGGCCGCGGCAACACAGCCGAACATCCGTCAAATTCTGATCGGAAAACCGCAGCACCTGAACGCCGCGGAATTTGAGCGGGCGCTCTATATTACCCGGCGGGAGATAGAGCGGGAGATGAAGAAAGCGTCCATCGACAACTTTTACGCATCCTCGTTCTCAAGCCGGACCATCGTCTATAAAGGGCTGATTACCCCGCTGGCGCTCGACAGGTTTTACCTCGACCTGCAGTCCCCCGAGTACGAAACGGCGCTCGCGATCTTCCACCAGCGCTTCAGCACGAACACGTTTCCGCGGTGGGAGCTCGCACATCCGTTCCGCATGCTCGGACACAACGGCGAGATCAACACGATCCAGGGGAACAGAAACTGGACGAGGGCGCGCGAGGCCGAACTGGAATCGCCGTTCTGGAGGGACGACGTCGAATTCCTGAAGCCGATTCTCCAGCCGAATGCGAGCGACTCGGCGAACGTCGACAACGCTCTCGAAGCGCTGACGTTATCCGGAAGAGGAATACTTCATTCGATGCTGATGCTGGTCCCCGAGGCCTGGAGTTCCTCGCACCGGGTGGACCCTGCGGTCCGCGCATTCTTCGAATACCACGAGTGCTTCAGCGAGCCGTGGGATGGACCGGCCGCACTGATCTTCAGCGACGGCGTGACCGTCGCGGCATCGCTCGACCGCAACGGACTCCGTCCGTGCCGCTACAAGATTACGAGCGACGGATTGATCGTTGTCGGCTCCGAGGTCGGTCCCGTCGACATGGACGATGCGACCGTTGTGAAGAAGGGGAGGCTTGGACCCGGACAGATGATCGCGGTCGACACGGAGCGGGGTGTGCTGCTGAAGGACCTCGATATCAAGCGCGAACTCGCGGCCGAGCGGCCGTACGCAAAATGGGTGTCGGAAAATCTTGTGCGGATGCAGGAACATGTCCATCCGGCGCTTTCATCGAAAGTGCAGCTGACGCCCGAAGAAATTCTCCGCCTGCAGCTCTGCTTCGGCTACAGTTACGAAGAGCTCGGGCTCATTTTTCCGCCGATGATCGAGGAAGGGAAGGAGCCGGTCGGTTCGATGGGGGACGACGCGCCGCTCGCCGTTCTTTCGCGCCAGCCGAAATTGCTCTCTTCTTACTTCAAACAGCAATTCGCCCAGGTGACGAACCCGCCGATCGATCCGATCAGGGAAAAATTGGTGATGTCGCTGACGGGCAAACTCGGGCTCCGGCGAAACTGGTTCGGAGAGACGCCCGAGCATGCAAAGCAAGTTCAGATCAACAGTCCGTTCTTGTTCGACTATGAACTCGAGGCGCTCCGTTCGCTCGAAGACGAAGCGTTTCAGTCCGTAACCCTCACAACGCTGTTCCCGCTTTCAGAGGGATTGACCGGTGCGGAAAAAAGACTGGAAGAATTGTGCGCCGAAGCAGAGCGCGCCGCCGACGAAGGGAAATACCTTGTCGTGCTGAGCGACCGAGGGGTTGATGAAAAAAATGTTCCCCTCCCGATGCTGCTTGCGACCGGCGCGGTTCACAATCACCTGATCAGGAAGAACAAGCGTTTACGATTAAGCGTCGTGACCGAGACCGCCGAGCCGAGGGACATCCACCATTTCGCGACGCTCATCGGGTACGGCGTGAATGCGATCAACCCCTACCTCGCGTTGGAAACGATCCGCCGCCTCGTCGATGTCCGCGCCGACAAATCGCTCACGCTTGAAACGGCGTTCAAGAATTTCAAGGTTGCGGTCGAAAGCGGCATCCTGAAGATCATGTCGAAGATGGGAATCTCCCTGCTGGGAAGCTATCGCGGTGCTCAAATTTTCGAGGCGATCGGCGTCGGCAAGGAAGTGATCGATGCATACTTCACCAATACCCCTTCGCGGATCGGCGGCATCGGATTGAAAGAGATCATCGGCGAGGCGCTGACCCGGCATGCATCGGCCTACGGTCAGCCGGACGCGAAACTGACCGATCAGGGGATCTACCGCTTTAAGAAGACCGGCGAGCTGCACGCCTGGTCTCCGGATGCGCTGCGCGCAATGCAGCTGCTGAGAAAATCGGGAAGCCAGGAAGATTACAAACATCTCTCCCGCGCATTGAACGAGCACGATCCGGTTGCGCTGAAAGATCTGATGGCGTTCAAGTCGGGGAAACAGCCGATACCGTTGAGAGACGTAGAGCCTGCCGAAGACATCATGAAGCGATTCACCACGGCGGCGATGTCGCTCGGCTCCCTGTCTCCGGAAGCGCATGAGACCATCGCGATCGCGATGAACCGCATCGGGGGCAAGAGCAACACCGGGGAGGGCGGAGAAGATCCGTCCCGGTTCCGCGTCCGTCCCAACGGCGATTCTGCAAACAGCGCCATCAAACAAATTGCATCGGCGCGTTTCGGAGTGACGGCCGAATATCTTGTGAATGCAAAAGAAATCGAGATCAAGATGGCGCAGGGGTCGAAGCCGGGAGAAGGGGGGCAGCTTCCCGGACACAAAGTATCCGAATTGATCGCGCGGCTGCGGCGCGCGACGCCCGGCGTCCAATTGATCTCGCCCCCCCCGCACCACGACATTTATAGTATAGAAGACCTTGCGCAGCTGATCTACGATCTGAAGCAGGTCAACCCGCGCGCTAAGATCTGCGTGAAGCTTGTTTCGGAAGCCGGCGTCGGAACCATCGCAGCCGGCGTTGCGAAAGCTCATGCGGATGTCATCCTTATCAGCGGTCATGAAGGGGGAACGGGCGCATCGCCATTGAGTTCGGTGAAGAATTGCGGCAGCAGCTGGGAACTCGGCGTCGCCGAAGCCCAGCAGGTCCTCGTGCTGAACGGTCTGCGAAGCCGCGTCACGCTGCGGACCGACGGCGGGATGAAAACAGGGCGGGATATTGTGATCGGAGCGATGCTTGGCGCAGAACAATTTAATTTCGGCACGGCGACACTGATCGCGATCGGCTGCCGGTACGTGCGTCAATGCCATCTCAACACCTGCCCGGTCGGCATCGCGACGCAGGACGAGCAGCTCCGCACCCGCTTCGACGGCAAACCGGAAATGCTGATCAATTATTTTACGGCCGTGGCGAACGAAGTGCGGGAGATCCTGGCGTCACTCGGTTTCACGTCCGTCAACGAGGTCATCGGACGTACCGATCTGCTCACCCAGGTGAAGGTGGAGAATCATCCCAAGGCGAATACGGTCGACCTTTCCGCAATCCTCTCCCCGCGCGATACGCGAAGCAAACAACGCCAGCGGATCGAGCCCCGCAAGGAGAAATCCGACTCGCCTCTCGACGATACCATCCTTCTCGACGTAAAGGAATCGATCCGGGAGAAGAGTTCGGTCGTTAAGAATTACAAGATCAACAACACCAACCGTTCGGTCGGCACCAAGCTTGCCGGCGAGCTTGCGTACCTTTACGGGGACAAAGGATTGCCGGACGGGACGATCGAGCTCCGGTTCAACGGAAGCGCCGGTCAAAGCTTCGGCGCGTTCCTTGTGAACGGCATCCGGATGATCCTCGTCGGCGAAGCGAACGATTATGTCGGCAAAGGGATGTGCGGCGGGGAAATCACGATCATGCCCCCGTTCGGCAGGGCAACGGCAGCGCAGGACGTCATCATCGGTAATACCGTGTTGTACGGTGCCACGGGCGGCTCGCTCTATGCCAGCGGACGGGCTGGCGAGCGCTTCTGCGTGCGCAACAGCGGGGCGCTGGCGGTGGTTGAGGGAGTGGGCGATCACGGCTGCGAATACATGACGAACGGCACCGTCGTCGTCCTCGGCAGCACGGGGAAGAATTTCGGCGCCGGGATGACCGGAGGGGTTGCGTACGTCTTCGATGCCGACGGAAATTTCAAAGAGCGGTACAACAAACAGCTGATCGGCATCAGCCGTCTGGACAACGAGAAGGACATAAAATTTTTGCAGGCGACGATTTATCGCCATCTGGAGCAGACCGACAGCCAGCGAGCGCGTGAAATTTTGAACGGCTGGCAGGAATATTCCTACATGTTCTGGAAGGTGACGCCGTTCTCGAGCCAGCAGAAAATTTCCGAAGTGAACAAAGCGCTTGATGTATCAAAAGACCAGGATGTGGAAGCAACACTAGAACAGAAAAAATAA
- the ilvC gene encoding ketol-acid reductoisomerase — protein MATINFGGVKEEVVTREEFPLSKAKEVLKNEVVAILGYGPQGYGQSLNMRDAGINVVVGQRKGGKGWDDALKDGWVEGKNLFSKIEEAVDKATIIQYLLSDAGQKEQWPIVKKHLKKGQALYFSHGFSIVFKDQTNVIPPSDVDVVLVAPKGSGRTVRSNYLAGSGINASFAVYQDATGHARERAIACGIAIGSGYLFPTTFEKEVISDLTGERGVLMGAIAGIMKAQYDVLRAMGHTPSEAFNETVEEATQSLYPLVGAHGMDWMFAACSTTAQRGALDWSKKFEAVNKPLFELLYRDVQQGVETRRVLETCGAPDYREKLTKELDEWKNSEMWKTGDAVRSLRPENWKKGN, from the coding sequence ATGGCAACAATAAATTTCGGCGGAGTCAAAGAAGAAGTCGTTACCCGGGAAGAATTTCCGCTTTCAAAAGCAAAAGAAGTCTTGAAGAACGAAGTCGTCGCAATTCTCGGCTACGGTCCGCAGGGGTACGGACAATCGCTGAACATGCGCGATGCGGGCATCAATGTTGTCGTCGGCCAGCGGAAAGGGGGCAAGGGGTGGGACGACGCGTTGAAGGACGGCTGGGTGGAAGGGAAGAACCTTTTTTCGAAGATCGAAGAGGCCGTCGACAAAGCCACGATCATTCAATATCTCCTTTCCGACGCAGGGCAGAAAGAGCAGTGGCCGATCGTCAAGAAGCATCTGAAAAAGGGACAGGCGCTCTATTTTTCTCACGGCTTCTCGATCGTCTTTAAGGATCAGACGAACGTCATTCCGCCGTCCGACGTCGACGTGGTGCTTGTCGCGCCGAAGGGCTCGGGGAGAACTGTCCGCTCCAACTATCTTGCCGGAAGCGGCATCAACGCGAGCTTTGCCGTCTATCAGGATGCGACGGGGCACGCGCGCGAACGCGCGATTGCCTGCGGGATCGCCATCGGATCGGGTTATTTGTTCCCGACGACGTTCGAGAAGGAAGTGATCAGCGACCTCACGGGAGAGCGGGGCGTGTTGATGGGAGCGATCGCGGGAATTATGAAGGCACAGTACGACGTGCTTCGCGCGATGGGGCACACGCCGAGCGAAGCGTTCAACGAGACGGTCGAAGAAGCGACGCAGAGTCTGTATCCTCTCGTCGGCGCTCATGGGATGGACTGGATGTTCGCCGCATGCAGCACCACGGCTCAACGGGGAGCTCTCGATTGGTCGAAGAAATTCGAAGCGGTCAACAAACCACTGTTCGAGCTTTTATACCGGGATGTGCAACAAGGAGTCGAAACACGGAGAGTCCTTGAAACGTGCGGCGCTCCTGATTACCGCGAGAAGCTGACGAAGGAATTGGACGAGTGGAAGAACTCCGAAATGTGGAAAACCGGCGACGCCGTGCGAAGCCTGAGGCCGGAAAACTGGAAGAAGGGCAATTAG
- the ilvN gene encoding acetolactate synthase small subunit: MTLVAEKEETAAPEARKHTISLLVENKFGAFNRIAGLFSAKGYNIDSLTVGPTEDDSVSRMTIVTQGDDNIIEQIIKQLNKLIDTLKVIDLTYESYVERDLALIKVQTTPETRSEIMQIAEIFRAKIIDISPKTVTVEAVGSQQKIDAIIKMLKPFVIKEMARTGRVALKREFQGEVD, from the coding sequence ATGACACTTGTCGCTGAAAAAGAGGAAACGGCCGCACCCGAAGCCCGAAAGCATACGATCTCTCTTCTCGTCGAGAATAAGTTCGGAGCCTTCAACCGCATCGCGGGATTGTTCTCTGCGAAAGGATACAATATCGACAGCCTGACCGTCGGTCCGACTGAGGACGATTCGGTTTCGCGGATGACGATCGTAACGCAAGGGGACGACAACATCATCGAGCAGATCATCAAACAGCTCAACAAGCTCATCGACACGCTGAAGGTCATCGACTTGACGTACGAGAGCTACGTCGAACGCGATCTTGCGCTCATCAAGGTACAGACGACGCCCGAAACGCGGTCAGAGATCATGCAGATCGCGGAAATTTTCCGGGCAAAAATAATCGATATCAGTCCAAAGACAGTCACCGTTGAAGCTGTTGGGAGCCAGCAGAAGATCGATGCGATCATCAAAATGCTGAAACCCTTCGTCATCAAAGAGATGGCGCGCACCGGGAGAGTTGCTTTGAAACGTGAATTCCAAGGAGAAGTAGATTGA
- the cimA gene encoding citramalate synthase: MNQKIFTYDTTLRDGTQGEEVAFSADDKVKIAKRLDAFGIDYIEGGWPGSNPKDMEFFELAKKVRFAHAKLAAFGSTRRAKNPVHEDANIKALLDAQTPVVTIFGKTWLLHVKAALQISDVENLEIIEDTVRYLKKNGKEIVYDAEHFFDGYKSDKGYALKTLNAAEKAGADVIVLCDTNGGTLPDELSSIVREVKAKVKCPLGIHTHNDSEVAVANTIAAIQNGCVHVQGTINGYGERCGNANLCSIIPNLQLKLQYRCVEDEQLKTLTELSHYISELANLTHRKSLAYVGESAFAHKGGVHVSAVMKTPETYEHTKPENVGNVRRVLVSDLSGRSNVLYKAKELGIDIDDKSPTVQHIVDDLKEMEHYGYQYEDAEGSFELLVKKRTKEFKEFFELEGFKVIIHKESYEAQPHSEAIIKVRVGDKSELAAAEGNGPVNALDQALRKALGRFYPQLSQIKLTDYKVRVLDSKSATAAKVRVLIETQNGSASWNTVGVSPDVIEASWKALVDSLSFHLLKSER; encoded by the coding sequence ATGAATCAGAAGATCTTCACATACGACACGACCCTTCGCGATGGGACGCAGGGGGAAGAAGTGGCATTCTCCGCCGACGACAAGGTGAAGATCGCGAAGCGGCTTGATGCGTTCGGTATCGACTATATCGAAGGAGGCTGGCCGGGATCGAACCCGAAGGATATGGAGTTCTTTGAGCTGGCGAAGAAGGTTCGTTTCGCACATGCAAAGCTCGCCGCGTTCGGCAGCACGCGCCGCGCAAAGAACCCGGTGCATGAAGATGCCAATATCAAAGCGCTCCTCGATGCTCAAACGCCCGTCGTGACGATCTTCGGAAAAACTTGGCTCCTTCACGTGAAAGCCGCTCTCCAAATTTCCGATGTCGAGAACCTGGAGATCATCGAAGATACCGTCCGCTATCTCAAAAAGAACGGCAAAGAGATCGTCTACGACGCCGAGCATTTTTTTGACGGATATAAATCGGACAAAGGATACGCTCTCAAAACGCTGAACGCTGCCGAGAAGGCCGGCGCGGACGTGATCGTCCTCTGCGATACCAACGGCGGAACGCTTCCCGATGAACTTTCTTCCATCGTGCGGGAAGTGAAAGCCAAGGTGAAGTGTCCTCTCGGCATCCATACCCATAACGATTCGGAAGTTGCCGTTGCGAACACCATCGCCGCAATTCAGAACGGGTGCGTGCATGTGCAAGGGACAATCAACGGCTACGGCGAGCGGTGCGGCAATGCAAACCTCTGTTCGATCATTCCGAATTTGCAGTTGAAACTGCAGTATCGTTGCGTTGAAGATGAACAATTGAAAACACTGACGGAACTGTCGCATTACATCAGCGAGCTCGCAAACCTGACACACAGAAAAAGTCTTGCCTACGTCGGTGAGAGCGCCTTTGCGCATAAAGGGGGAGTGCATGTCAGCGCCGTGATGAAAACTCCGGAAACGTATGAGCATACGAAGCCGGAAAATGTCGGCAACGTCCGCCGCGTACTTGTCTCCGACCTGTCGGGACGGAGCAACGTTCTCTACAAGGCAAAGGAGCTCGGGATCGACATCGACGACAAGTCGCCGACCGTGCAGCACATCGTCGACGATCTCAAAGAGATGGAACATTACGGCTACCAGTACGAAGATGCCGAAGGGTCGTTCGAGCTCCTCGTAAAAAAAAGGACGAAAGAGTTCAAGGAATTCTTCGAGCTGGAAGGGTTCAAGGTCATTATTCACAAGGAATCATACGAAGCCCAGCCGCACTCGGAGGCTATCATCAAAGTGCGCGTGGGAGATAAGTCCGAACTTGCCGCTGCCGAGGGAAACGGGCCCGTGAACGCCCTGGACCAGGCTTTGCGGAAAGCGCTCGGGCGCTTCTATCCGCAACTGTCTCAGATCAAGCTCACCGACTACAAAGTGCGGGTGCTCGACAGCAAAAGCGCTACGGCGGCGAAGGTTCGCGTTCTGATCGAAACACAGAACGGCAGCGCTTCGTGGAACACGGTCGGCGTTTCGCCGGATGTCATCGAAGCAAGCTGGAAGGCGCTCGTCGACAGTTTGAGTTTTCATTTGTTGAAAAGTGAGAGATAA
- the mnmE gene encoding tRNA uridine-5-carboxymethylaminomethyl(34) synthesis GTPase MnmE, protein MLRERNDTIAAIATPLGEAGISMIRVSGSAAIETVERVFQGTISLFDAPSHTVHHGRVVHPNDGLVDDVLVSVFRRPRSYTGEDIVEISCHGSYYVSRKILETVIGSGARMADPGEFTHRAFLNGKMDLMQAEAVADLIHSKTALAHKASLEQLSGRLSAAINDLRQKVVDLCSLLELELDFAEEGIGLSDRQKTISFFDIVITELENLIRSYNSGKLIRDGVKVVLAGSPNVGKSSLLNVLLQESRAIVSDIPGTTRDVIEETVLIDGIAFRLVDTAGLRLTTDVIEREGVKRSNDQINSADLILYLIDSSSPADPEFENSLGFLKEHKEKIILVINKIDVGRPKLSALAYDKIETVSISCKTKEGIDSLEKKLSNWVLNQFDSNSSSIKIQSDRHRKLLKATRDSLISARSACANNLGNELIAIDLRGALNSLGEIIGLTTPDDILNNIFSQFCIGK, encoded by the coding sequence ATGCTTAGAGAAAGAAACGATACTATTGCAGCGATCGCCACTCCGCTGGGGGAGGCGGGTATCTCTATGATCAGGGTGAGCGGTTCCGCCGCGATAGAGACCGTGGAGAGGGTTTTTCAGGGGACTATATCTCTTTTTGATGCCCCTTCGCATACGGTTCACCATGGAAGGGTGGTGCACCCGAACGACGGGCTTGTCGACGACGTTCTTGTCTCAGTTTTCAGACGTCCCCGCTCGTACACCGGCGAGGACATCGTGGAAATAAGCTGCCACGGAAGTTATTACGTTTCAAGAAAAATTCTTGAGACCGTTATTGGGAGCGGCGCAAGGATGGCCGATCCGGGAGAGTTCACCCACAGAGCGTTCTTAAACGGCAAGATGGACCTGATGCAGGCCGAAGCGGTGGCCGACCTGATCCATTCCAAGACTGCCCTGGCACACAAAGCATCGCTCGAGCAGTTGAGCGGCCGGCTGTCTGCCGCTATCAACGACCTCCGGCAAAAGGTCGTGGACTTGTGCTCCTTGCTGGAACTTGAGCTGGATTTTGCCGAAGAGGGAATCGGGCTGTCGGACAGGCAAAAGACGATTTCATTTTTCGATATAGTAATAACGGAATTAGAAAATCTTATTCGATCCTATAACTCCGGCAAGCTCATTCGTGACGGTGTTAAGGTCGTTCTCGCCGGAAGCCCGAATGTCGGTAAGTCCAGCCTCCTGAATGTCCTCTTGCAGGAAAGCCGCGCTATCGTTAGCGACATCCCCGGGACCACGAGAGACGTGATTGAGGAGACAGTGCTGATCGATGGAATTGCTTTCAGGCTTGTTGATACCGCCGGACTACGGCTGACAACGGATGTGATCGAACGAGAGGGAGTCAAGAGAAGCAATGATCAGATCAACTCCGCCGATCTGATTCTGTACCTCATCGACTCGTCTTCTCCGGCGGACCCAGAGTTTGAAAACTCTCTTGGCTTCCTAAAAGAGCATAAGGAAAAAATTATACTTGTTATCAATAAAATTGACGTTGGACGTCCGAAGCTCAGCGCATTAGCTTATGACAAAATCGAAACTGTGAGTATTTCCTGTAAAACCAAAGAAGGAATAGACAGCCTCGAAAAGAAGCTATCGAACTGGGTGTTGAACCAATTCGATTCAAATTCCTCAAGCATTAAAATTCAAAGTGACCGGCACCGGAAACTGCTTAAGGCGACCAGGGATAGCCTGATCTCGGCAAGGTCTGCGTGCGCGAATAACCTCGGCAATGAGCTGATCGCAATCGACCTGCGGGGAGCCCTAAATTCCCTCGGTGAGATCATCGGATTGACAACTCCGGACGACATTCTTAACAACATATTTTCCCAATTTTGCATCGGAAAATGA
- the ilvB gene encoding biosynthetic-type acetolactate synthase large subunit → MAQQKETAAPLPAKLMTGAEIFVRSLIEEGVEIVFGYPGGAVIGIYDALHDISDIKHILTRHEQGAVHAAEGYAKASGKPGVALVTSGPGATNTVTGIADAYMDSVPIIVFTGQVALKLIGNDAFQEADIVGITRPITKHNYLVRDVKELAATIKEAFYVATTGRPGPVLVDLPKDVMASKTHFDYPKKVSLRSYNPHVEGHMKQLEKAAALIARSKRPVLYVGGGAILSNASDELKSFARKARIPVTTTLHGLGSYPENDELSMGMLGMHGTWYSNTAVHYCDLLIAVGARFDDRVTGNPDAFAAEAKKIHIDIDPTAISKNVKVDVPIVGDVKKVLQKLGQMVEPLDTRDWLQTIKQWKAEHPLRYRNGKLIRMQYVIQKIGEITDGNAVMISDVGQHQMWTAQFFKYIHPRTHITSGGLGTMGFSLPAAMGAAFARKDLPIISVSGDGGIQMNIQEMATCVEHKVPVKIFILNNGYLGMVRQWQELFWRKRYSHVAMYGPDFVKLAEAYGCPGYRATNTGEVEDVIRKALSIKDGPVIVEFKVVPEDNVYPMIPAGQTYNEIIDVPDEELSNVNGEEAESEELITLVKG, encoded by the coding sequence ATGGCACAACAAAAAGAAACGGCCGCCCCCCTTCCCGCAAAATTAATGACGGGAGCTGAAATTTTTGTCCGCTCCTTAATTGAGGAGGGAGTCGAAATTGTCTTCGGATATCCTGGCGGTGCGGTCATCGGCATCTACGATGCTTTGCACGACATTTCTGATATCAAGCACATTTTGACCCGGCACGAGCAGGGGGCTGTACACGCCGCCGAAGGGTACGCGAAGGCAAGCGGTAAGCCCGGGGTGGCTCTCGTAACGTCGGGTCCCGGTGCGACGAATACCGTCACCGGTATTGCGGATGCCTACATGGACTCGGTGCCGATCATCGTTTTTACCGGTCAGGTCGCGCTTAAATTGATAGGAAACGACGCCTTCCAGGAAGCCGACATTGTCGGCATCACACGTCCTATCACGAAGCATAACTACCTCGTCCGCGATGTCAAGGAACTGGCGGCGACCATTAAAGAGGCGTTCTATGTTGCCACAACCGGCCGGCCGGGGCCGGTCCTCGTCGATCTGCCGAAGGATGTCATGGCGAGCAAGACCCATTTCGACTATCCGAAAAAGGTTTCACTCCGCTCATACAATCCGCACGTCGAAGGGCATATGAAGCAGCTTGAAAAAGCAGCGGCGCTCATCGCACGGTCGAAGCGGCCGGTGCTCTATGTCGGCGGCGGCGCGATTCTTTCGAACGCGTCCGATGAACTGAAGAGTTTTGCACGCAAGGCGCGGATCCCAGTGACGACGACACTCCACGGTCTCGGATCGTACCCCGAGAACGACGAACTCTCGATGGGAATGCTGGGCATGCACGGAACCTGGTACTCGAACACCGCGGTCCATTACTGCGACCTGCTGATCGCTGTCGGCGCCCGGTTCGACGACCGCGTTACCGGGAATCCTGACGCGTTCGCCGCCGAAGCGAAGAAGATCCATATCGACATCGATCCGACGGCGATCAGCAAGAACGTGAAAGTTGATGTCCCGATCGTCGGCGACGTGAAGAAGGTTTTGCAAAAATTGGGGCAGATGGTCGAGCCGCTTGACACGCGGGATTGGCTTCAGACGATCAAGCAATGGAAGGCCGAGCACCCGCTCCGCTACCGGAACGGAAAATTGATCCGCATGCAGTACGTCATTCAAAAGATCGGCGAAATCACCGACGGCAACGCGGTCATGATCAGCGACGTTGGCCAGCACCAGATGTGGACGGCGCAGTTCTTCAAGTATATCCACCCGCGAACGCACATCACCTCGGGGGGGTTGGGGACGATGGGATTTTCGCTCCCTGCTGCGATGGGGGCGGCGTTCGCGCGTAAAGATCTGCCGATCATTTCGGTGAGCGGGGACGGAGGCATCCAGATGAACATCCAGGAGATGGCAACGTGCGTTGAGCATAAGGTCCCGGTAAAGATCTTCATTCTCAATAACGGCTATCTGGGAATGGTGCGGCAGTGGCAAGAGCTGTTCTGGCGGAAGCGCTATTCGCACGTCGCGATGTACGGGCCCGATTTCGTGAAGCTCGCCGAGGCCTACGGCTGCCCCGGATACCGTGCGACGAACACCGGCGAGGTTGAGGATGTCATTCGCAAGGCCCTTTCGATAAAAGACGGGCCGGTGATCGTGGAGTTCAAAGTCGTTCCGGAAGACAACGTCTATCCGATGATCCCCGCCGGTCAGACCTACAACGAGATCATCGACGTCCCGGATGAAGAACTGTCGAATGTCAACGGAGAAGAGGCCGAGTCGGAGGAACTCATCACGCTGGTTAAAGGATAA